In Paenibacillus sp. J23TS9, a single genomic region encodes these proteins:
- a CDS encoding DapH/DapD/GlmU-related protein, producing MEKHPIHRPAESKPLTPEPEIHESAHILHSMFGSWTSVGPRNQIIESHIGDYTYTMDDVTINYTEVGRYTSIASHVCINPVDHPMERVTQHHMTYRRRDYDFATTDDEAIFERRRSNRVTIGHDVWIGHGAIIMKGVHIGTGAVIGSGAIVTKDVEPYAIVVGVPAKPVRKRFSEDVISSLLQIAWWDWPREVIMERFEELSDTASFIRKYGG from the coding sequence ATGGAAAAGCACCCGATTCATCGCCCTGCGGAAAGTAAACCGCTGACCCCGGAACCTGAGATTCACGAAAGCGCGCATATTCTTCACAGCATGTTTGGATCATGGACCTCCGTCGGTCCCAGAAATCAAATCATCGAATCCCATATCGGGGATTACACCTACACGATGGACGACGTGACGATCAACTACACCGAAGTAGGCAGATATACTTCGATTGCCTCGCATGTGTGCATCAATCCGGTGGACCATCCCATGGAGCGGGTCACACAGCACCATATGACCTACCGGAGAAGAGATTACGATTTTGCCACCACCGATGATGAGGCGATCTTTGAACGGCGACGGAGCAACCGGGTGACGATCGGCCATGATGTCTGGATCGGTCATGGGGCGATCATCATGAAGGGGGTTCATATCGGCACCGGAGCGGTGATCGGATCCGGTGCCATCGTCACCAAAGACGTCGAACCTTATGCCATTGTCGTCGGCGTCCCGGCCAAACCGGTCCGAAAAAGATTTTCGGAGGATGTCATCTCAAGTCTCTTGCAGATCGCCTGGTGGGACTGGCCCAGGGAGGTCATCATGGAGCGGTTCGAAGAGCTGAGCGATACGGCCTCCTTTATCCGGAAGTACGGGGGCTAA
- a CDS encoding GntR family transcriptional regulator: MHDEMEIMDKLISDMEAGIYEADDKLPSENDLARLFKVPRMTARKAYEKLQDLGYVYSRQGRGSFVRDQHQRIPLLFSGNESFSRKMIQMGYDYQSRNIFCDPIEYNHKVYKALEAQPEERVFRIGRLRLIDNCPIAIHASYVAESMFPDIGKTGREITSMFDYYHSRGYTGFESMKTLLSVTYPGRNERELLACTSLIPLLVVETGCLDSLTNRPLEYTRIMYRSDYFTYEL; the protein is encoded by the coding sequence ATGCATGACGAAATGGAGATCATGGATAAGCTCATATCCGATATGGAGGCAGGGATTTATGAGGCGGATGACAAGCTGCCGTCGGAGAACGATTTGGCCAGGCTGTTCAAAGTGCCCCGTATGACTGCCCGGAAAGCTTATGAAAAGCTGCAGGACCTCGGATATGTATACTCCAGGCAGGGCAGGGGCAGCTTTGTCCGCGACCAGCATCAGCGCATCCCGCTACTCTTCTCGGGCAACGAAAGCTTCAGCCGGAAGATGATCCAGATGGGATATGATTATCAATCACGCAACATTTTTTGCGACCCCATCGAGTATAACCACAAAGTGTATAAAGCGCTTGAAGCGCAGCCTGAAGAGCGGGTGTTCCGGATTGGCAGGCTTCGCCTCATCGACAACTGTCCGATTGCGATTCACGCGTCGTATGTGGCTGAGTCGATGTTCCCGGACATTGGGAAGACGGGCAGGGAAATCACCTCGATGTTCGATTACTACCATAGCAGAGGCTATACGGGGTTCGAGTCGATGAAGACGCTGCTCAGTGTGACCTATCCCGGGAGGAACGAGAGGGAGCTGCTTGCCTGCACCAGCCTTATTCCGCTGCTCGTGGTGGAGACCGGCTGTCTGGACAGCTTGACGAACAGACCACTTGAATATACGAGGATTATGTACCGGAGTGACTACTTTACGTACGAGCTTTAA
- the phnG gene encoding phosphonate C-P lyase system protein PhnG, giving the protein MKRRQRTEILIEGSRDLATSMAQDIADRYKVKLVEQPSQGLVMVKVRETAKRSLFYLGEVLVSECKAQVGGSLGIGLVKGHDHELAYQLAIIDAAYQAGLEETRAWDQALLAEEARIVAMRSRVFSEIAKTKVDFETMDED; this is encoded by the coding sequence ATGAAACGAAGACAAAGGACCGAAATTCTGATTGAAGGCTCCAGGGATCTCGCTACCAGCATGGCGCAGGACATTGCAGACCGTTATAAGGTGAAGCTGGTCGAGCAGCCGAGCCAGGGACTGGTCATGGTCAAAGTGAGAGAGACCGCTAAGCGAAGCCTATTCTATCTGGGAGAAGTGTTGGTAAGTGAATGCAAGGCACAGGTCGGAGGCAGCTTAGGCATCGGCTTGGTCAAAGGGCATGATCATGAGCTGGCGTATCAGCTCGCGATCATCGACGCGGCGTATCAGGCGGGACTGGAGGAGACAAGGGCATGGGATCAGGCGCTGCTTGCCGAAGAAGCCCGGATCGTTGCCATGCGCAGCCGGGTTTTCAGCGAAATCGCCAAAACGAAGGTCGATTTTGAAACGATGGATGAGGATTAG
- the phnH gene encoding phosphonate C-P lyase system protein PhnH, translating to MNFDAVHDIQRAYRKVVDSISRPGWISDLTAEADNADAEWGGLPATWVLALMLLDTEVTFCIYSQREHELTRLLNQLTFATRTEPEKADYIFILHDANEGDLLKALQSAKLGTLQDPHTSATVIVESGELSGDFELSLKGPGIENESFVRISLAPGWLEARAEKNAEYPLGLDMLVVDENNNLLCLPRTTQIEEREVLLWDM from the coding sequence ATGAACTTTGACGCGGTTCATGATATACAGCGAGCCTACCGCAAAGTGGTGGACTCCATATCGAGACCCGGATGGATCTCGGATCTGACGGCTGAAGCGGACAATGCCGATGCCGAATGGGGCGGTTTGCCCGCCACCTGGGTGCTCGCTTTGATGCTGCTGGATACGGAGGTTACCTTCTGCATCTACTCGCAGCGGGAACACGAGCTTACGCGGCTCCTGAACCAGCTGACCTTTGCTACCCGGACAGAGCCGGAGAAGGCGGATTATATTTTTATCCTGCATGATGCAAATGAAGGGGATCTGCTGAAGGCTTTGCAAAGCGCCAAACTCGGCACTCTGCAAGACCCGCATACCTCTGCCACCGTGATCGTGGAATCGGGAGAGCTGTCCGGAGATTTTGAGCTCAGCCTCAAAGGCCCGGGCATCGAGAACGAAAGCTTTGTCCGGATCTCACTGGCTCCCGGATGGCTTGAAGCGCGGGCGGAGAAAAATGCGGAGTACCCTCTGGGTCTAGATATGCTGGTCGTTGACGAAAACAATAATTTGCTATGCCTGCCCCGGACGACGCAAATCGAGGAGAGGGAGGTGCTTCTATGGGATATGTAG
- a CDS encoding asparagine synthase, whose protein sequence is MREGLIPAVLGTVVSASGAALLGSKYKLAATGILGFGLAHIVLGTIDLIEHR, encoded by the coding sequence ATGCGTGAAGGTTTGATTCCTGCCGTTCTTGGAACTGTAGTCTCAGCTTCTGGCGCCGCGCTGCTCGGCAGCAAGTATAAGCTTGCCGCCACGGGAATTCTAGGTTTCGGCCTGGCTCATATCGTGCTCGGGACGATCGATCTGATCGAGCACCGTTAA